The nucleotide window GTTCCGTATTTGCGGATAAAGTGATTTTGGCACTCAATGCGTGGATGCTCGATCACTTTAAAGAGTTCAAACGCAGCATAGTGGTTGTCTCTTCCGATATGGTGGTGACTAAGCCTATCCCTGAAAAGCTCAAGCAGTTTGGCCCAGAGAAAGGAGCCGCAGTGGTGGACTCACGTATCTTTGTTCACTACTACCGAGATACCCAAGACGGGCGACTCATGTTGGGTAAAGGTGGCAATAAGTTCTCGTTTGCAAATCAAGTAGAAAGCATGTTTAACCAAACGACCAACTACCTGCCGATTCTCAATCAATCATTCCAAAAGCTGTTCCCTAAACTGGAGCAAAGTGAATTCGATTACAACTGGTCAGGCGGCTCAGATCGTTCGGTCACCGGGTTGCCATTTTTCGGTAATCTAAAAGGCCAAAGTAATATCTATTATGGGCTTGGTTACTCTGGCAATGGTGTTGCTCAAACCCGTATAGGCGGGAAGATTTTGTCAGCAATGGTACTCGGAACCGATAATGCTTGGACGTGTTGTGGGTTAACCAAAGGACCGCTTGGGCATTTCCCACCTGAGCCATTCCGCTGGGTAGGTGCCATGATGGTGCGTGATGCGGTACGAAGAAAAGAGAACGCGGAAGATTCGGGTAGCACGCCATTGTGGCTAGATAAACAGTTATCCAAACTCGCAGGTGCGGCGGGCAAAGCCGACAAGGTTGAATCATAGATTAATCTAGCGTTTAAATTAGAAGTTTGCATTGAGGCTCTCAGTGGTTTATGGGCAAGTCACTGAGGGTTTTTAACGTTGAACGAACTGTTAATGCAGAACAAATAGCAATCTTTAATGCTTATTATATCTGCAATATAACTGTCATTTAGCTACTATAAATTTGTCACTCAACTGCAATATTCTCAGTTTAAATTTGGTATATACCATATAGAGAGTGCTGTAGTATGAGCAACCAAACTTATTTGAATATTGAAAACGTTGTAAAGCAATTTGGCCAATTTACAGCGTTAAAAGACATCTCCCTATCGATAGATAAAGGCGAGTTCGTCTGCTTCCTTGGCCCATCTGGTTGTGGAAAAACCACCTTATTACGTGCGATTGCTGGCCTAGATTTACCAACCTCAGGCTCTATTGAGCAGAACGGTAATGATACGACCTTTTTGCCACCAGAAAAGCGTGACTTTGGCATCGTGTTCCAGTCTTATGCTTTGTTTCCAAATCTCACCGTTGAAGAGAACATCGCGATTGGGTTGAAGAACCAAGGTATGTCGACCAAAGAAGCTCTGGAAGCGGTAGAGTCTTGGTTAGAAACCATTGGTTTACCAACATCTGGCCAGAAATACCCGAATCAATTGTCAGGTGGACAACAGCAACGTGTGGCGCTCGCTCGCGCATTGGCTCTTTCTCCAGGCTTGTTGTTACTGGATGAGCCGCTGTCTGCATTGGATGCGAAGGTAAGAACACACCTGCGTGATGAGATCTGCCAACTGCAACGCAAGTTGGGTATCACCACTATTATGGTGACGCACGACCAAGATGAAGCCTTAACGATGGCTGACCGCATTGTGGTGATGAATCATGGTGTTATCGAACAAGTAGGTGCTCCACAAGAGATTTACCAAAAACCAGTCAGCCGTTTTGTTGCTGAGTTTGTTGGCAGCATGAACTTCATTCAAGCTTCTGTCGCGGCTCAAGGCAAGATACGTATTGCTGAGTCAATGCTACCATTACCTCACTTAGATAATCTCACGCCAAATCTAGGTGATGTTTTCGATATTGCCGTTCGTCCAGAGCAAATCCAGTTTGTCGATCGTTTTAGTGAATCCTTGCCAGTGAGAATTGTATCAAGCGAATTCTTAGGGGCGTTTTATCGTGTTGAGTGTCAATTGCAACATGACTCAACGGCGAAAGAGATCATCGTTGATGTACCCGTTAAAGAGTTTAATCGATTGAAACTGCGTCGCAGTGATATTCGTTACGTGGCGTTTGATCAAGAAGGCCTTAGAGCTTACTCATCGAAAAGCTTGCAAGTGATGAAAGACAAGGCGGCGTAAACAATCATGGAATCGACTCAAATGATGCAATCTAAGCTGCTAGTTCAACGACGAGTACAGCCTTTTCTGGCTCGGTTAAGCAAAGACAACGTAATTCTATTTGGTCTGCTGGCCTTTTTGTCTGTGGTCATGACGTTGTTTATCCTGATGCCATTATGGGCGATGTTGAAAAAGAGTGTTCAGAACGCAGACGGTGAATTTGTAGGATTACAGAATTTCGCAACATATTTTGCTTCGCAGAGTCTGTGGCAGTCTGTAGGCAATACGTTTACGCTTGGGTTGCTAGTAACGGTTGTCGTGGGCGTCTTGGCGTTTGGTTATGCCTATGCGTTAACTCGTTCATGCATGCCTTTTAAGGGACTTTTCCAGGTGTTGGGATCAGCGCCGATTCTAGCTCCGTCGTTGTTACCTGCGATCAGTTTGATCTTCTTGTTTGGCAACCAAGGTATCGCTAAAGAAGTCTTGGGTGGCAACTCGGTTTATGGCTTGATTGGTATCTCACTGGGCTTGATATTCTGGACGTTTCCACACGCCTTGATGATTCTGACCACCTCATTGAGAACCTCTGACGCTCGCCTGTATGAGGCGGCACGTGCACTCAATACTTCATCGTTCAAAACCTTCTTTATGGTGACGTTACCCGCGGCAAAGTATGGTTTGATCAGCACTCTGATCGTTGTATTTACGCTGGTGGTTTGTGACTTTGGTGTGCCAAAGGTGATTGGTGGCAGTTATAACGTTCTATCGACTGACATCTTTAAGCAGGTGGTTGGTCAACAGAACTTCTCTATGGGAGCGGTAACCAGTATTTTGCTGCTATTGCCTGCGTTGCTTGCGTTTACCGTTGACCGCTGGGTTCAAAAGAAACAAAAGAGCTTGTTTGATACTCGTTCTGTTGCGTACCAACCTGAACCTAGCTCTCTACGTGATGGCTTATGTTTCCTTTATTGCACCATCATCTCTGCTGCCGTGGTTATCGTGCTGGGCATGGCGATATATGGATCTATGGTCACCTTCTGGCCTTGGAATAAAGCGCTGACGTTAAACAACTATAACTTCGCAGAAATGAGTACCTATGGTTGGGCGCCATTCTTCAACTCTTTAACGCTTGGCGCTTGGACTGCTATTATTGGTACTGTTCTGATTTTCCTAGGGGCATACTGCATTGAGAAAGGCCGCGCATTTGGCCCCATTCGTCAAGCAATGCAGATGCTCAGTGTGGTGCCGATGGCCGTTCCGGGTATGGTGTTAGGTTTGGGGTACATCTTCTACTTTAATGACTTGAGCAACCCACTCAACTTTTTGTATGGCACGATGGCGTTCTTGGTGATCAACACAGTGGTTCACTATTACACGGTGGGGCACATGACGGCATTAACCGCATTAAAACAGCTGCCTGAGGAGATTGAAGCAACGGCGGCCTCTGTTAACCTACCGCAATATAAGCTGTTCTTTAAGGTGACGGTGCCTGTTTGTCTGCCTGCGATTTTAGATATTGCGACATACCTGTTTATTAATGCACTTACCACAACATCTGCGGTAGTATTCTTGTATTCTACCGATACGATACCTGCGTCAGTTTCAGTACTGAATATGGACGATGCGGGACAAACCGGAGCAGCAGCGGCTATGGCGGTGATGATCATGATATCGGCAGCGAGCGCGAAGTTGATTCATATGCTAATCAACAAGCTATTCGAGAAACGCACCCAAGCTTGGCGTAAACGCTAGCGAACCATTTATATTGCAGTTGGCCAAGGAGTGGCTGACGACAAGAACAAGAACAAGAATGAAAGGAAATGAAGTGCAGTACGTAAAAATCAAAGATGTCATCGTAGAGCAGATAGAGTCGGGGATGTTAACGCCACGACAGAAGCTGCCAGCAGAACGTAAACTGGCTGAATCGTTCGATACCACACGTGTTACGTTGCGCGAAGCTTTGTCTTCACTTGAAGCGGAAGGGCGCATTTACCGAGAAGATCGACGTGGTTGGTTTATCTCACCGGATCCGCTTCGTTATGATCCAACACAAACGCTGAACTTCACCAATATGGCTTTGTCGCAGAGTCGTAAGCCGAAAACAGAATTAGTGGCAGCGAAAGGCATGTTAGCAACTAAGGAAGCAACTAAGCTTCTTGAGCTACAACCTTTTTCAGATGTTTATCGAGTAGACAGAGTTCGTTACCTTGAAGACAGACCTGTTGTGTACGTAACGAACTACATTCGACCAGAGTTGTTTCCTAATTTGCTCGATTATGACTTGTCTAAATCACTGACGGACATCTACCGTGAGCACTTTGGCGTGGTATATCAGAAGATCCGCTACCGAGTGAGCACAACGTCTTTGCTTGGCGAAACAGCACAAGCTTTGCGTGCGACTTCTGGCTCTCCTGCAATGGTTGTAGAACGTGTGAACTATAACCAAAACGGCGACTTGATTGACTGCGATATTGAGTATTGGCGTCATGACGCGATCAGTATTGAGTCGATAGCGCAGCTAGAACGTTAATCTCTCAGCGAGTTAGAAAGCTAACCTGCCAATTAGAACACTAGTCATACAGTTAGAACGCGCATCGTATTGGTTGGCTCCTGCAATTCTGTAGGGTGCTAAAATGAAACGCTCAAAGGTCTCTTATTCGAGGCCTTTTTTATCCCTTGTTTTCAGTGACTGTTCTTATCAGTTATCAATTTAGGAATGAAATGGAATTCTCTGCCATCATCATCGTGATTATTTCGGCTCTGCTGCATGCGGGTTGGAATGTTCTAGGTAAATCTAATCAAGGCTCGGGCTCGTCTTTCTTCTTAGCCTCTGGGGTTGCTGCCGCAGCGATATTGACGCCCTATTTGATTTGGTATGTTTACAGTGTTGGGTTATCAAATATCTCACTTCCATTTTGGCAATTGGTTTTCTTGAGTGGGATTTGCCAAATCGTTTATTTGATTGGGTTGGGTGCTGCCTATAAAGAAGCTGATATTGGTGTTATCTACCCAATGGCACGAGCACTGCCTGTGTTGATGGTTGGCTTAGGCACGGTGTTAATAGGGTATGAATTATCGCTCAATCAATGGCTTGGTTTTGCACTGATCACACTGGGTTGTCTGTTTGTCCCGCTTAAGCAGTTTTCTGAACTTCGGCTCAAGGCCTACTTGAACCTTGGCGTTCTTTGGGCGTTAATCGCCGCCATCGGTACCACGGGTTACTCCATTATTGATAAAGAGGCGCTTCTATTATTGGAACCCTTAAGCACACCTAGTATTACCAATAAACACACCGCGATTTTCTACTTGGGGATCCAGTTCTGGGCAATTGTGCTTCCACTGAGCCTGTGGCTGCTTGTGTCGAATCAAAGAATCGAATTTACCAACGCATGGATACTACGTAAGAAAGCTACAGTTGCAGGCATTATGATGGCATCGACTTATGGCTTAGTGTTGTTTGCGATGACCATCACGGAGAACGTCAGCTTGGTTGTTGCACTGAGGCAAGTAAGCATCATCTTTGGAGTACTGATGGGGATCTACTTTTTAAAGGAAAAGTGGCACGCGACTCGCGGTTTAGGCGTCTCTTTGATTATTGCTGGCTTAGTTATCTCATTGACTTAAAAGCTCGTCGGAGCGATTGGATATTTGTGCAGAGGCATCTATCTTAAGCTAAATCAAAAACGCCCTTAGCGATACAAACTTCGTTAAGGGCGTTTTCTATTTATCTAGTATGGAGGTCTATGTAGTAAAAGACTTAACCTGCTAAAGCTTGAGCATCTTGCTGTTTCAACACTTTGTGACCATCTTCAGTCACGCCACGTTTCCAGTAACTGCTGATGTAGATGTTCTCTTTGGCTACTTCCTTTTCGTTTCGGAAGTACTGTCTCAGTTCACGCATGCTTTCAAATTCACATGCTGTCCAAATCGAAACCTGACCGTCTAACCATTCTGAATTGCGAACCGTCTGTGGAAGTGTTTCTTCAGTTTCATCTTCAATTAACCAAGTGACCTTGATCCCTTGAGGTACTTCAAGTGTTTGCTTATCTGCTGCTGAATTGATCTGAATGACAGCGTGACCCGTTGCTCTTTCTGGAAGTGTTTTTACTTTTGCAGAAAGCGCAGGGAGTGACGTCATGTCTGCGACTAAGAAGAACCAGTCAGACTCTAGATTTAGCCCTTGAATCAAACCTGGACCAGCAACTGAAATGGTGTCACCCACTTCTGCGTTCATTGCCCAGCGTGCGGCAAAGCCACATTGTAAGTCTGTGGTGATGTGACGAACGAAATCTACCTCAATCCACTTTTCTACAGGGTTGTATTGTCGAATGGTGTAGGTGCGCATGGTTGGGCGTTCACCTTCGTTCAGTTGGCTTAAATTGGTTGTGCCTAATGGCGAGAATAAAAGCTTGATGTAGCCGCCAGCACATTCTGTTGGATACTTACTTAATCCCTCACCGCTAAGCGTTATACGCTGCATGTTTGGAGTAATGGTTGAGGTTTGAGTAACGGTTAATGTGATAGGGCTAGGCTTGCTCATATAGGGCTCTCTTAGATTTTGATTCCGACATCATAATCCTGAACCAGAAAACACTCAATACTAATAGTTATCATTTACTTTGATTTACACATGCACAACCAAACTAATGCGACAGATTCTATTAAGAAACAGAACCGACAAAAAAAGCCCTTTAGAAAACTAAAGGGCTTGATGTATTAGAGCGGGTTAACGTGAGCAGAATTAGCTGTTTGCTTGCTCTAGTTCAATCGTTTCTTCAGCGGCTCTCGCTGCTTCTAGCATCTTACGAATAATGAACGATGCAGCCATTGCGATACCCACCATTACTACGGCTAAAACGGTAAGCATTTGGAAGTAATCACCGTAAACTGTTTGTACGATTTCTTGCGTGATTTCTTGACCTTTCTCTAATGCAATAGACGTTGAGAATACCGCGCCAACAATACCTGAAAGAGCGATTGCAACAGAGAACAAGCTTACTGAGAAGTTCTCGATGTGCTTAGGTGCAACAGACAGGATGAAGGCTACAACCATTGAACCTACAATTACTTCACCAAATGCTAGGAAGAAGTGAATCGCTAGGAACACTTCTGGGCGAATCAGGACGTCATCACCAACTGTAGTCACTGCCATTGTCAGGATACCGAAAGCGATAGCCGTTAGAATAAATGAAAAACCTACTTTGGTTGCCGTAGAGAAGTTAATGTTTTTCTTTTCTAGGTTAGAGAAGATACCCGCGATGATAGGGCCAGCAACCATACACCATAGTGGGTTCATTGCCATTGAAGCTTCAGGTGCAACAGGGATGAAGCCAAATAGGTCACCACGCATTGTGTTGATCGCTACCATTGTCATCGATGTCATCATCTGACCGTAGTAAACGAAGAAACAGGTGGTTAGAAATGTGATGATTAAGATAGTGCCCATTTTCAGCATGTCTGACTTTTTCGATTTCATCATCAAAGAGACAAAGTAGATAATCGCTGCACCACCAATCGCGTATACGATGTTTTGGCCAATATCCATGTTAGAGAACATGAAGAATACTAAGCCAATCATCGCAGCAGAAAGAACAAGGAAGGCTACCCAGTTTTTCGTGCTTACTGGTTTTTGGTCGATTTCAGCACTTGCTTCAACAAGGCCTTTGCGAACAAAGATCATCATTAGAAGCGCGGCACCTGCTAGAGCCGCTGAAAGAAGGAAACCACCGTGGAAACCAACAACAAGCACTAGCATTGGGAATAAGTATTGACCTAGCAGAGCACCAATATTGTTTACTGAGTAGTTGATTGGGTAGCAGTTTTCAAAATCTTCTTGAGTTTTGAACGTGCGTTTGTAAAGGCTTGGGTAAGAAGGGGACATCAAACCACGTGCATAACTTGCTAAAGCGATACCACATAATGCCATCGGCACATTGGTTGCTGCTGCACCAAGTACCAGTAGAACGTAACCACTTGCGAACCCTAAGAAGGCAATGGTTAAAGAGCGGTAAGCGCCTAAAAACTTATCGGCGATAAAGCCACCTGCAATAGCAAATAGCGGTCCGATTGCAGAGAAAGCACCAACAACCATCATGGTGTCGGCTTCATTGTAGTTCAGATCTTCAAGGAAGAAACGAGTCAAGATCACCATGACGCCATAGAACGAAAGTCCGAACATCATTTGGCAGAACATCATTGATTTGTTTAATCTATTCCACATTATTTTATTCTCACGTTTGTATTGATATGTAGTGTAATTACCCGATTATAATATCATTAGTAGCAATACATAAACTGAAACATCTATCCCAAACAGAACTTTACTCGATATATCTTTTCTTATGAGTACATTCATATTTCTCATGAATGAAATTTGCAACGTTAGATTTTGCTAATGGATGCATGGCAGTATGAAATTTAGCCACCATCATTTGTGGCTAAGTAATGAACTAATAAAGGGAAAGTTAGAGGTAGTCATTCTGTAAGTTATTTTGAGTGAGTATCACTTTCAATTGGCTGCTGGGCTTTAGCCAATAAAAAAGCCAGCGTGGTGGCTGGCTTTGTTGAGATATTGAAAACTAAGTTTACAAGAATGCCATCTCTATAGAGGCTTTCTCCACCCGTGTTCTTGTCTGCTATTCACACGGTGGTGCCATGTGGATCACGGCTAGGCCGCCTAAAGACGTTTCGCGGTATTTCTTGTTCATGTCTTTACCTGTTTGGTACATGGTTGCGATAACCTTGTCTAACGAGATAAGACACTTGCTGGTGCGCTTCAACGCCATCCGTGATGCATTGATGGCTTTCATGGCACCCATAGCATTACGTTCAATACATGGTACTTGTACAAGGCCACCGATCGGATCGCACGTCATGCCCAGTGAGTGTTCCATCGCGATCTCAGCCGCAATACAAACTTGTTCGTTGCTACCACCACGTAGGGCAGTTAGGCCAGCAGCAGCCATTGATGAAGATACGCCAACCTCACCCTGACAACCTACCTCTGCGCCAGAAATCGAAGCGTTGGTTTTGTATAAGATGCCGATTGCGCCAGAGACTGCCAAGAAGTCTTTAAGCTGCTTAGTGTCTAGCTCTTTGATAAAGCGATGGTAGTACATTAATACCGCAGGAATAACGCCAGCAGCACCATTAGTCGGTGATGTCACGACCTGGCCGCCTGCTGCGTTTTCTTCACTTACGGCAAAGGCAAATAGGTTAATCCAATCCATGATCTCCATTGGATCGTTTTCAATCGAGGCATTCGCTTCAAGCTTTTTCAAAAGAGCAGGCGCTCGACGAGTGACTTCTAGGCCGCCATCAAGAATACCTTCCGTGTCAAAGCCACGCTGCATACACAGAGACATCACTTTCCAAATTTGGTCGGCTTTCTGGTCAATCACATCCATACCTTGGAAAGAAACTTCGTTGCGTAGAATTAAGCCGCCAAGGCTAAGTCCTTGTTGTTCTGATAGCTCGAGCAACTGATCAGCAGAAGAGAAAGGGAACTCAACTTGTGTTTCAGCTTCCTGTTTGCCGTTTTGTAGCTCATCAGCGGTTGCGATAAAGCCGCCACCAATCGAGTAGTAGGTTTCCATATCCAGAAGGCTACCGCTTGCGTCAAAGGCGGAGATAGTCATGCCATTTTCATGTAACGGAAGGTTAGTTTTGTGGAAGAGCAGGTCGCTTTCTACATCGAAATGAATTTCATGGTTACCGCTAACCAATAGAGATTTATCTTCAATC belongs to Vibrio cyclitrophicus and includes:
- a CDS encoding putative 2-aminoethylphosphonate ABC transporter permease subunit — protein: MESTQMMQSKLLVQRRVQPFLARLSKDNVILFGLLAFLSVVMTLFILMPLWAMLKKSVQNADGEFVGLQNFATYFASQSLWQSVGNTFTLGLLVTVVVGVLAFGYAYALTRSCMPFKGLFQVLGSAPILAPSLLPAISLIFLFGNQGIAKEVLGGNSVYGLIGISLGLIFWTFPHALMILTTSLRTSDARLYEAARALNTSSFKTFFMVTLPAAKYGLISTLIVVFTLVVCDFGVPKVIGGSYNVLSTDIFKQVVGQQNFSMGAVTSILLLLPALLAFTVDRWVQKKQKSLFDTRSVAYQPEPSSLRDGLCFLYCTIISAAVVIVLGMAIYGSMVTFWPWNKALTLNNYNFAEMSTYGWAPFFNSLTLGAWTAIIGTVLIFLGAYCIEKGRAFGPIRQAMQMLSVVPMAVPGMVLGLGYIFYFNDLSNPLNFLYGTMAFLVINTVVHYYTVGHMTALTALKQLPEEIEATAASVNLPQYKLFFKVTVPVCLPAILDIATYLFINALTTTSAVVFLYSTDTIPASVSVLNMDDAGQTGAAAAMAVMIMISAASAKLIHMLINKLFEKRTQAWRKR
- a CDS encoding MFS transporter → MMFGLSFYGVMVILTRFFLEDLNYNEADTMMVVGAFSAIGPLFAIAGGFIADKFLGAYRSLTIAFLGFASGYVLLVLGAAATNVPMALCGIALASYARGLMSPSYPSLYKRTFKTQEDFENCYPINYSVNNIGALLGQYLFPMLVLVVGFHGGFLLSAALAGAALLMMIFVRKGLVEASAEIDQKPVSTKNWVAFLVLSAAMIGLVFFMFSNMDIGQNIVYAIGGAAIIYFVSLMMKSKKSDMLKMGTILIITFLTTCFFVYYGQMMTSMTMVAINTMRGDLFGFIPVAPEASMAMNPLWCMVAGPIIAGIFSNLEKKNINFSTATKVGFSFILTAIAFGILTMAVTTVGDDVLIRPEVFLAIHFFLAFGEVIVGSMVVAFILSVAPKHIENFSVSLFSVAIALSGIVGAVFSTSIALEKGQEITQEIVQTVYGDYFQMLTVLAVVMVGIAMAASFIIRKMLEAARAAEETIELEQANS
- a CDS encoding multidrug transporter, with the translated sequence MEFSAIIIVIISALLHAGWNVLGKSNQGSGSSFFLASGVAAAAILTPYLIWYVYSVGLSNISLPFWQLVFLSGICQIVYLIGLGAAYKEADIGVIYPMARALPVLMVGLGTVLIGYELSLNQWLGFALITLGCLFVPLKQFSELRLKAYLNLGVLWALIAAIGTTGYSIIDKEALLLLEPLSTPSITNKHTAIFYLGIQFWAIVLPLSLWLLVSNQRIEFTNAWILRKKATVAGIMMASTYGLVLFAMTITENVSLVVALRQVSIIFGVLMGIYFLKEKWHATRGLGVSLIIAGLVISLT
- a CDS encoding L-serine ammonia-lyase; its protein translation is MLSIFDIYKIGVGPSSSHTNGPMIAGFNFTQKIDAQLKQVKRIQIDLYGSLSLTGIGHHTDRATLLGLLGNRPDTIKITSANQAMRKAIEDKSLLVSGNHEIHFDVESDLLFHKTNLPLHENGMTISAFDASGSLLDMETYYSIGGGFIATADELQNGKQEAETQVEFPFSSADQLLELSEQQGLSLGGLILRNEVSFQGMDVIDQKADQIWKVMSLCMQRGFDTEGILDGGLEVTRRAPALLKKLEANASIENDPMEIMDWINLFAFAVSEENAAGGQVVTSPTNGAAGVIPAVLMYYHRFIKELDTKQLKDFLAVSGAIGILYKTNASISGAEVGCQGEVGVSSSMAAAGLTALRGGSNEQVCIAAEIAMEHSLGMTCDPIGGLVQVPCIERNAMGAMKAINASRMALKRTSKCLISLDKVIATMYQTGKDMNKKYRETSLGGLAVIHMAPPCE
- a CDS encoding FAD-dependent oxidoreductase, which gives rise to MTKHYSYWFKQALEQEFGNINAGLDSAKPLQKDVNCDIAIVGGGYTGLWTAILIKQQQPEKHVVVIEKGLCGSGASGANGGCMLTWSTKYPTLKKLYGKEQAKWLVKESEKVIYEIEAFCNEHKIDAHLYRSGTYYTATNEAQKGGMEPVVNELVKQGINSWKKCDNSLADKAGSDRHIEGYYSEAAGSIQPALLARGLRRVALELGVEIHENTEMTSLDYGSPARIQTKGGSVFADKVILALNAWMLDHFKEFKRSIVVVSSDMVVTKPIPEKLKQFGPEKGAAVVDSRIFVHYYRDTQDGRLMLGKGGNKFSFANQVESMFNQTTNYLPILNQSFQKLFPKLEQSEFDYNWSGGSDRSVTGLPFFGNLKGQSNIYYGLGYSGNGVAQTRIGGKILSAMVLGTDNAWTCCGLTKGPLGHFPPEPFRWVGAMMVRDAVRRKENAEDSGSTPLWLDKQLSKLAGAAGKADKVES
- a CDS encoding putative 2-aminoethylphosphonate ABC transporter ATP-binding protein; translation: MSNQTYLNIENVVKQFGQFTALKDISLSIDKGEFVCFLGPSGCGKTTLLRAIAGLDLPTSGSIEQNGNDTTFLPPEKRDFGIVFQSYALFPNLTVEENIAIGLKNQGMSTKEALEAVESWLETIGLPTSGQKYPNQLSGGQQQRVALARALALSPGLLLLDEPLSALDAKVRTHLRDEICQLQRKLGITTIMVTHDQDEALTMADRIVVMNHGVIEQVGAPQEIYQKPVSRFVAEFVGSMNFIQASVAAQGKIRIAESMLPLPHLDNLTPNLGDVFDIAVRPEQIQFVDRFSESLPVRIVSSEFLGAFYRVECQLQHDSTAKEIIVDVPVKEFNRLKLRRSDIRYVAFDQEGLRAYSSKSLQVMKDKAA
- a CDS encoding siderophore-interacting protein; translation: MSKPSPITLTVTQTSTITPNMQRITLSGEGLSKYPTECAGGYIKLLFSPLGTTNLSQLNEGERPTMRTYTIRQYNPVEKWIEVDFVRHITTDLQCGFAARWAMNAEVGDTISVAGPGLIQGLNLESDWFFLVADMTSLPALSAKVKTLPERATGHAVIQINSAADKQTLEVPQGIKVTWLIEDETEETLPQTVRNSEWLDGQVSIWTACEFESMRELRQYFRNEKEVAKENIYISSYWKRGVTEDGHKVLKQQDAQALAG
- the phnR gene encoding phosphonate utilization transcriptional regulator PhnR — encoded protein: MQYVKIKDVIVEQIESGMLTPRQKLPAERKLAESFDTTRVTLREALSSLEAEGRIYREDRRGWFISPDPLRYDPTQTLNFTNMALSQSRKPKTELVAAKGMLATKEATKLLELQPFSDVYRVDRVRYLEDRPVVYVTNYIRPELFPNLLDYDLSKSLTDIYREHFGVVYQKIRYRVSTTSLLGETAQALRATSGSPAMVVERVNYNQNGDLIDCDIEYWRHDAISIESIAQLER